One genomic region from Mauremys reevesii isolate NIE-2019 linkage group 7, ASM1616193v1, whole genome shotgun sequence encodes:
- the LOC120368857 gene encoding elongin-B-like isoform X1, whose protein sequence is MGFALNSPQLCMQTPSQCEVYNTQIAKHGNKCLLSPAWKRFLQVVSLVSSAHKAVVPLGTRRPSGAPVATMDVFLMIRRHKMTIFADAKETATVQELKKIVEGILKRPPEEQQLYKDDWLLEDGDRTLIECGLSSQTSRPQAPAMVGLALFRASEGSFEPLHIDPFSSTPELPDVLKPQDSGSSSSEQPMQ, encoded by the exons ATGGGCTTTGCACTCAATTCACCCCAGCTCTGTATGCAGACACCCTCACAGTGTGAAGTGTACAATACACAAATAGCCAAACATGGAAATAAGTGTCTGTTATCCCCTGCCTGGAAGAGATTTCTCCAAG TTGTGAGTCTTGTATCTTCAGCACACAAGGCCGTGGTGCCCCTTGGCACCAGAAGACCGTCGGGAGCCCCCGTAGCAACAATGGACGTCTTCTTGATGATCCGTCGCCACAAAATGACCATCTTTGCTGATGCCAAGGAGACGGCCACTGTGCAGGAGCTGAAGAAGATTGTGGAGGGCATCCTGAAGAGGCCTCCGGAGGAGCAGCAGCTATACAAGGATGACTGGTTGCTGGAGGATGGTGACAGGACCTTGATAGAATGTGGGTTAAGCAGTCAGACTTCCCGTCCCCAGGCACCAGCCATGGTGGGCTTGGCCTTATTCAGAGCCAGCGAGGGCTCCTTTGAGCCATTGCACATCGACCCCTTCTCCAGCACCCCCGAGCTGCCTGATGTCTTGAAGCCTCAAGATTCTGGCAGCAGCTCCAGCGAGCAGCCTATGCAGTGA
- the LOC120368857 gene encoding elongin-B-like isoform X2, protein MDVFLMIRRHKMTIFADAKETATVQELKKIVEGILKRPPEEQQLYKDDWLLEDGDRTLIECGLSSQTSRPQAPAMVGLALFRASEGSFEPLHIDPFSSTPELPDVLKPQDSGSSSSEQPMQ, encoded by the coding sequence ATGGACGTCTTCTTGATGATCCGTCGCCACAAAATGACCATCTTTGCTGATGCCAAGGAGACGGCCACTGTGCAGGAGCTGAAGAAGATTGTGGAGGGCATCCTGAAGAGGCCTCCGGAGGAGCAGCAGCTATACAAGGATGACTGGTTGCTGGAGGATGGTGACAGGACCTTGATAGAATGTGGGTTAAGCAGTCAGACTTCCCGTCCCCAGGCACCAGCCATGGTGGGCTTGGCCTTATTCAGAGCCAGCGAGGGCTCCTTTGAGCCATTGCACATCGACCCCTTCTCCAGCACCCCCGAGCTGCCTGATGTCTTGAAGCCTCAAGATTCTGGCAGCAGCTCCAGCGAGCAGCCTATGCAGTGA